The following proteins come from a genomic window of Novosphingobium sp. P6W:
- a CDS encoding SDR family NAD(P)-dependent oxidoreductase, translating to MGRLEGRVGIVTGGSSGIGAACVRRLADEGASVVLTDVTLTSETHGAAMSLPHDVRDEALWEHVVTTTLERFGRLDFLVNNAGITSTQPIEEVTLDVWENILAINLTGTMLGCKHAVRAMRGNPGGASGSIVNISSMAGFVGLAQSAGYNATKGGVRLLTKSVAVRCASEYRSIRCNSLHPGAIDTPIHERRLSSAPDREVARAAMDALQPVGRMGTAEEMAACVAFLVSDDASFVTGTELIADGGWLADGGTTRLPPTRTMPTEQPA from the coding sequence GTGGGAAGACTCGAAGGACGGGTGGGAATCGTGACCGGCGGATCGTCGGGTATCGGCGCAGCCTGCGTCCGGCGCCTGGCTGATGAAGGCGCCAGCGTGGTGCTGACCGATGTGACGCTCACCTCGGAAACCCACGGCGCGGCAATGTCTCTGCCACACGACGTGCGCGACGAGGCCCTGTGGGAGCACGTGGTGACGACCACGCTCGAACGGTTCGGGCGCCTCGACTTTCTCGTGAATAATGCCGGGATTACCAGCACCCAGCCGATCGAGGAGGTAACCCTGGACGTGTGGGAAAACATCCTCGCCATCAATCTTACCGGCACGATGCTGGGCTGCAAGCATGCGGTGCGCGCGATGCGCGGCAATCCGGGCGGGGCGAGCGGTTCCATCGTCAACATCTCGTCGATGGCAGGCTTCGTCGGGCTGGCTCAGTCGGCCGGATACAATGCGACAAAGGGCGGCGTGCGGTTGCTGACCAAATCGGTTGCGGTGCGCTGCGCCAGTGAATATCGCTCGATCCGCTGCAATTCCCTGCACCCCGGAGCTATCGACACGCCGATCCACGAGCGGCGCCTGTCCTCGGCGCCCGATCGTGAAGTCGCGCGCGCGGCCATGGACGCGCTGCAGCCAGTGGGCCGCATGGGCACGGCTGAGGAAATGGCCGCTTGCGTTGCGTTCCTCGTCAGCGACGATGCCAGCTTCGTTACCGGTACAGAACTGATCGCCGATGGCGGCTGGCTTGCGGATGGCGGCACTACCCGCCTGCCGCCCACCCGGACCATGCCGACGGAGCAACCGGCATGA